The Dehalococcoidia bacterium genome includes a window with the following:
- a CDS encoding transcriptional regulator, whose translation MIDEEAIVLDETIHQSTRLRIMTMLVSQADGDRVAYGFIQKTLGLTGGNLTTHLRKLEDAEYLATVKEELGDSRPHTWVEATPEGRQAYAEYLANLERVLGVMRG comes from the coding sequence GTGATCGATGAAGAGGCCATAGTCCTCGACGAGACGATTCACCAGTCCACGCGGCTGCGAATCATGACGATGCTGGTGTCGCAGGCGGATGGGGACAGAGTCGCGTACGGCTTCATCCAGAAGACGCTGGGCCTGACCGGCGGCAACCTGACCACACACCTGCGAAAGCTGGAGGATGCGGAGTACCTGGCGACAGTCAAAGAGGAGTTAGGCGACTCCAGACCGCATACGTGGGTGGAGGCTACGCCCGAGGGTCGTCAGGCGTATGCGGAGTACCTGGCGAACCTGGAGAGGGTTCTGGGAGTAATGCGGGGATAG